The proteins below are encoded in one region of Lactuca sativa cultivar Salinas chromosome 3, Lsat_Salinas_v11, whole genome shotgun sequence:
- the LOC111904301 gene encoding uncharacterized protein LOC111904301 translates to MFPKRKNVIILRYVDRLGIVEGRFIGFVHVLDTSSLTLKVVIDFVFTDNNLNMARVMGQGYDGETNMSCTFNGFKSLILKENSSAHYIHSFSHQIQLVVVTVSNKCDDIEEFFEQLALVVTVPNFGIGETETGRGLNREIYLALTGDTRWGSHYKIIVSLMNLFAKVVEKLLRPHGYIVKASSKKDQDILEATSLVKRDNKNIASF, encoded by the exons atgtttccaaaaaGAAAAAATGTTATAATTTTGAGATATGTTGATAGACTTGGGATTGTAGAGGGAAGATTTATTGGATTTGTTCACGTGTTGGATACATCTTCTTTGACTCTCAAAGTCGTCATCGATTTTGTATTTACCGACAACAACTTGAATATGGCTCGG gTGATGGGGCAAGGTTATGATGGAGAAACTAATATGAGTTGTACATTCAACGGTTTTAAATCTTTGATATTAAAAGAAAATAGTTCCGCACATTATATACATTCTTTCTCACACCAAATACAGTTAGTGGTTGTGACGGTATCAAATAAATGTGATGACATTGAAGAATTCTTTGAACAACTAGCTTTGGTAGTTACTGTG CCAAATTTTGGTATTGGTGAAACTGAAACTGGAAGAGGGCTAAATCGAGAGATTTATCTTGCTCTGACCGGAGATACTAGATGGGGTTCACATTATAAAATAATTGTAAGTTTGATGAATTTGTTTGCTAAAGTTGTTGAG AAGTTGTTGAG GCCTCATGGATACATTgtcaaagcatcttcaaaaaaaGATCAAGATATTTTAGAAGCAACTTCATTAGTAAAAAGGGACAACAAAAACATTGCTAGTTTTTAG
- the LOC111904299 gene encoding THO complex subunit 3 isoform X2 has protein sequence MAETIPFKNLHSREYQGHKKKVHSVAWNCIGTKLASGSVDQTARVWHIEPHGHSKVKDLELKGHTDSVDQLCWDPKHADLIATASGDKTVRLWDVRSGKCSQQAELSGENINITYKPDGTHVAVGNRVNEIAWNMSGDMFFLTTGNGTVEVLGYPSLQAVDTLTAHTAGCYCIAIDPLGRYFAVGSADSLVSLWDISEMLCVRTFTKLEWPVRTISFNHTGEYIASASEDLFIDISNVESGRSVHQIPCRAAMNSVEWNPKYNLLAYAGDDKNKYQADEGVFRIFGFESA, from the exons ATGGCAGAAACAATACCCTTCAAAAACCTCCACAGTAGGGAATATCAGGGCCACAAGAAGAAG GTACATTCAGTCGCTTGGAATTGCATTGGCACAAAGCTTGCATCGGGCTCTGTGGATCAAACAGCTCGGGTATGGCATATCGAGCCCCATGGCCAC AGCAAGGTTAAGGATCTTGAACTAAAGGGGCATACAGATAGTGTAGATCAGTTATGTTGGGATCCTAAACACGCCGACTTGATTGCCACTGCTTCAGGCGACAAGACTGTTCGTCTATGGGATGTCCGCA GTGGAAAATGTTCACAGCAAGCAGAACTCAGTGGGGAGAACATTAACATTACCTATAAACCAGATGGGACTCATGTAGCAGTTGGGAACCGG GTAAATGAGATTGCATGGAACATGAGTGGGGACATGTTCTTCTTGACTACTGGAAATG GTACTGTTGAAGTACTGGGATACCCATCGCTTCAAGCGGTTGACACCTTGACAGCTCATACTGCTGGTTGTTATTGCATTGCTATTGACCCCTTGGGAAG ATATTTTGCTGTTGGAAGTGCGGATTCGTTGGTGAGTCTGTGGGATATCTCGGAAATGCTTTGTGTGCGTACATTCACAAAGCTCGA ATGGCCAGTGCGGACCATAAGCTTCAACCACACGGGGGAATATATCGCTTCCGCTAGTGAAGACTTGTTCATTGACATA TCGAATGTAGAAAGTGGGAGGTCAGTTCACCAAATCCCGTGTCGGGCAGCAATGAACAGCGTGGAGTGGAATCCAAAATACAATTTGCTTGCGTATGCTGGTGATGACAAAAACAAGTATCAGGCGGATGAAG GTGTTTTTCGGATATTTGGCTTTGAGAGCGCATAA
- the LOC111904299 gene encoding THO complex subunit 3 isoform X1 codes for MAETIPFKNLHSREYQGHKKKVHSVAWNCIGTKLASGSVDQTARVWHIEPHGHSKVKDLELKGHTDSVDQLCWDPKHADLIATASGDKTVRLWDVRSGKCSQQAELSGENINITYKPDGTHVAVGNRDDELTILDVRKFKPIHKRKFNYEVNEIAWNMSGDMFFLTTGNGTVEVLGYPSLQAVDTLTAHTAGCYCIAIDPLGRYFAVGSADSLVSLWDISEMLCVRTFTKLEWPVRTISFNHTGEYIASASEDLFIDISNVESGRSVHQIPCRAAMNSVEWNPKYNLLAYAGDDKNKYQADEGVFRIFGFESA; via the exons ATGGCAGAAACAATACCCTTCAAAAACCTCCACAGTAGGGAATATCAGGGCCACAAGAAGAAG GTACATTCAGTCGCTTGGAATTGCATTGGCACAAAGCTTGCATCGGGCTCTGTGGATCAAACAGCTCGGGTATGGCATATCGAGCCCCATGGCCAC AGCAAGGTTAAGGATCTTGAACTAAAGGGGCATACAGATAGTGTAGATCAGTTATGTTGGGATCCTAAACACGCCGACTTGATTGCCACTGCTTCAGGCGACAAGACTGTTCGTCTATGGGATGTCCGCA GTGGAAAATGTTCACAGCAAGCAGAACTCAGTGGGGAGAACATTAACATTACCTATAAACCAGATGGGACTCATGTAGCAGTTGGGAACCGG gatgaTGAACTGACAATACTAGATGTTCGAAAATTCAAACCCATCCATAAACGCAAATTCAACTATGAG GTAAATGAGATTGCATGGAACATGAGTGGGGACATGTTCTTCTTGACTACTGGAAATG GTACTGTTGAAGTACTGGGATACCCATCGCTTCAAGCGGTTGACACCTTGACAGCTCATACTGCTGGTTGTTATTGCATTGCTATTGACCCCTTGGGAAG ATATTTTGCTGTTGGAAGTGCGGATTCGTTGGTGAGTCTGTGGGATATCTCGGAAATGCTTTGTGTGCGTACATTCACAAAGCTCGA ATGGCCAGTGCGGACCATAAGCTTCAACCACACGGGGGAATATATCGCTTCCGCTAGTGAAGACTTGTTCATTGACATA TCGAATGTAGAAAGTGGGAGGTCAGTTCACCAAATCCCGTGTCGGGCAGCAATGAACAGCGTGGAGTGGAATCCAAAATACAATTTGCTTGCGTATGCTGGTGATGACAAAAACAAGTATCAGGCGGATGAAG GTGTTTTTCGGATATTTGGCTTTGAGAGCGCATAA